The genomic window CCCAACAAGCTAACATTATCTGGGGGCAGATGATTTGGATGTGTTTTATTAGACTTGTGAACTCTTgatttgtcttttgcctttccttgtatccctactgcttagcacagtgcctggcaaaaaCTAGCCACTTGATAAATGTTAATACAAAATATCCAGTAACTTAGGAAGGATGCAAAAAAATTCGGAATGCATCAAGCTAACAGGAAGTATTTAGATTGGGCACATCTATTAGGAAGCATGAATAATAGTTATTAGTCcctaaaagaaaactggaaattctgCCACTCTCAGCTCCACCCCATCCCATTCTTGATTGAGGAAATCCTTTAGGATACTCTGTAATAAGTGAGGGGTAGCTTCAGAGAAGCTATAGACTAGGAATACAGGGAGTCGGGAGAGGTATACCCTTTACTTCATCCATAATGAGGAAGAGGATGGATAGTAAGTCCCCCGAGGCAAAAGGCTAGAGTAGATGATCAGTGGGACCTAGAGAAAGTTTTTGCAAAAGGCAAGTAAGTGAAGGGTTAATGGATCCCAGCTtaacttttgcctttcttgttGGCTTCATTTTAGGCAATgtaaaaatctgatttaaaagtCATCTATATTAAGGGGCaaggaaaaatttaaacttaaaaaaaaaagtctttgtcaATGAAAAAGAGGACTTCCATTTGTTGACATCTTGTTTCCACACAAGCAGAGATCTATGTCCTCAAATGAAGCAGGGTCtactggctttaaaaaaaatagttcttcAGGTCACTGGCTCTTTATGGCCAGCTTTCCACTGGCTATTGTAAaatggaatcatagaatctcGACTGaaatttgcttgaattttaatACCTAAGCTATTTTTGCCCCTCAATTCTAGGCCCAGCTCCATCCCTACCTCTTCCAGGAAGGATTTGTATTTATTCTGGTCCCTCTTGAATCTAACCTTTCTTTGCACTCTTAAGAACAAGAATCATAGTATCTCAAGTTTGACAGGGATTTCTAGGGTTTTCTAGTCTTGCATTTTCTTGTAGAATTTCATGCTAGCTCTTGTGATCATTGAGCCTCTGAGAGCTCACTGACCTACAAAATCCTGTGAATGGTTATTCTTGGTGTATAGATTTTCTTAAGAAAACTGCCAAGTCTATGTTTTGTGTCTGCTTTATttcagttatgttttttttttccttgtaaaagTAATCCAGGAATCTTCTGGTCTTTCTGAAAACAAAGCTAAGCATAGGATTTGATGCATGATATTATTTCAAAAGATAAGAACTGATTTCAGTTGAATTGAACTAAAGTGAACAAGGGCTAgggtctgtgatttcactggggTAGACAACACCTTCCTCCAATGCAAGCCAGTGCCTTCCATGTCATGTATTCTCTCAGAGTGCTTAACCTAGAGTgatgagaggttaaatgacttgacacAGCACCTGTTTGTTAGAGATTAGGACTTGACCTTGATGAGACTAGGCCTTCCCTAGCTTTCAGGCCAGCTTACTACTATGCCATAgtggttttttaaatgaatggtaTAGAAGAGCTATTGTAGAGATGCAATTAACTGCTTGTGTGCATGTGTCAGGATGCACACATGAAAACCATGTCCTTTTGAATGCAGTTGGATGGCTGTGTGCATATCATGAATGCATAAATACATGTAACTGTGTAGGCATGAAAgggtgaggggaagagagaattAGGAAATGTTAGTCAAGGGCATCTATTAATGTTATTCTCCTCTAAGCAAGAAGCCTTATGGGAATTGTATCTAACTTGCAGTCAGAGGAATTAGATTTGAGTCCTGGCAGATTTTTGGTTTCCTAATAAATGAAGGGACTGGGCTAGATTTCTCAGTTCCCTTCCATCTTTATATCTGTGATCCTATGGTCAAACGCTTGTGTTTGGGCCACTTCCACAAAGTCAGTCCATGGGGAAAACTCTGGGCCAGACAGGGAAACAAAAGCTTCCAGAGCCAATAAATCACATGTAGCCATCACACTTTATTTCCACTGTGGCCAATGGTCAGTTGTTCCATCGGGAAAGGATCTAGCTGTTTTGTCATTTCCCAGGACAGGCAAACCCAGGGGAAGGGGCAGGGAGACATGAGAAGGGGAACAAGACAACTAAGATGCTTGAGATCGCTTGAGCCTACGAACAGCAGCACTGGTGTCCCCTTCAGTGGCAATCAGAGCCTGAAGGTTGGCATTTTGGTTTCGGAAGCCCATGGCTCTCAGGCGCTCCATCTGTGGGCGGAAGCGAACCTCTGGAGGCTGCATTTGCTGGGAGTAGCCTCCTGCGAGAGCCTGAAGACGCTGCAAGATGGCAATAGGCTGGTAGCGTGCATCACTCTTGCCCCTCGTGGGCATGTTAGAAGGGTCCTTGCTCTGAGTCCCTGCTGCGGCTGTCTCAGGGAAGGCATTCCGCCCCAAGCCCCACAGGTATGGAGTGAGCCATGGCAACAAGGCTGGAGCTTCTGTGGACAACATCTGGAGACCTTGCTCAATCTGCAGTAGTGCCTGAGATGCTTTGGGGTTTGCCAGGGCCAGAAGCAAGTCTGACAGCTGCATCTGCTGCAGAATGGTGGGTAGCTGTTGTCGCATCTGCTCATAGAGCTGAGGTGATCCCATGAACAGCATCATCTGCGCTGCTAGATGTGGGTTCTGCACCAACAACTGGAGCATGTTTCCTGTAAATCTAGACCCATTGTTCATTTCTTCTTGCTGCTGTGGATCATCTACCAGGTTCTGGAAGGTCTTCTCTGTCTTGCTCTGCTCAGGAGACTCAGCACTGGTCAGGGCAGGAATGCCTTGGATGCCACTGGAGCGTGCCCGGCTTGGATTTTTGGAAGTGGCAGATGGAGCATTGGTCATAGGGGCAGcagaagcaggaggaggaaaaggaaaaggaacaggaACTGGGCCTCTAGAGAGAGAGCCGTGGGAGGAATGGTGCAGAACTCGGGGCCCAGAGGTTGAATCCTGCTTCTCTGAGGTCTTTTGTTTGGAGATGCCTCCAACTGATGTAGGCCCACGCATGAGGCCTGAGAAAAGATTGTCCCTCAAAGGATCTTGCATACCACCAAATAAGGAATCAGGGATTTCTGTATAGTTTCGCCCCAGGGCATTGTCCCCTCCAGGGTTTGTCTCATTACCCCAGAACCCTTCTGGGGTTCGTGGCATATCTGGTCTCTGAATCATCTCTTGCATCATGGCTGGATTCCTGGCCAGGTCAAGGGTGTGCCGCAGAATTTCTGAGTTGTCAAGGATGTGGCCTACCTCAGGATTCTGTTTCATCAGCTGCTGTACCTCGGGGTGGTCCATGATCAACTGCCTCATCAACTCAGTGTTGGAGAGGAGCTGTTGGATGACTGGACTCTCAAGCATCTGGGCCATCCTCTCTggagtgtgtgtgttgtgtggCTGTGGAACCTGACTTGGGGCTTTGGGCTTCTCAGGCCCAAGAGGTGGTATTAGGGACAGTGTGTTTCGGTTAGTGCAGCTGGGCTGCCGCCCCCCACTGCCCACTACCTTTCCTATTCCCTCACGAGGGCAATTCTCCAGGGCAGGTGGCCCATGGGGCCCCGAGGGCTGGGATGGGGGACCATTCTTGGACTTGATGACCAGATGGACTGTGTAGCCATCCAAGATACCCCTCTGGTACAGAGTGTCCTGATCTTTCAGGATGCGGCCCACAAATACCAGCACAAGCTGGTCAACATTGCACTTGAACTGGGCCGAGATGGCCTCTTTGAACTGACTCACGGTAGTATCGTCGGACACCACAAATTCCTCCTGGGCATTAGGCGTCTTCACCAACACCCTGATGATACTTGGAGAGACATCTTTGCCTGAGGACTGGCGTGAAGACTGCCCACTCTGGGCCATCTGCATAGGCACTGGAACTTGGGAGTCAGAGGTGATGTGGGGCATGGGGGCTGGTGGACAGGCAGGCAAGGGTGAAAGGGATAGGGGTGGGTGAATATGGCAACTGACCCCGTCTCAGATGATTACTACTCAGGCTGCTAGGTCTGGGTATCGCTGGGTCCCCTGAGTATTAGGGACGGGGTGTGGGCTGGGTGTTGATGGGATGTTCTGCCACCCACCCCAGCTCTCCAGATGTGGCCTGGGCTGGCTACTGGCTCATACTTGGTATAAAGTGAGTCTGGGTATTTTGCTCCCCTTGTCCCTGCCCTGCCCCCACAGGGCAGGTCTCCCCATCCCAGGGGCATTGTGAAATCATCCTTGACCTCATAGTTCTAGCAGGGGAGGGGCAAGGTAAAGGGATATCtacagaaagaaagcaaagagggGAGAATAGTAACCACTTTCAGTCATTGTCATTAGAAACTATATAAAGTATGGtcacaactcaaaaaaaaatactCACTCTAATCTAAATAAGATCATTCAGTCTGTCTCTATTGAATTTCTCCCCCTCCTGAAAAATCCATCTTACATGCCATTTTCTCCATGAACCCTTCTCTTGTCCTTTGGTTTAGTGATGTTCCTCTTGgcaaattctcatttcttttgacaTATAACACTTTGTACCCCTAATGCATTTCTTGCAGATTTTCTTTTAGCTAATTGAatcatgtttattattttctgtGGTCCTCTAATTTCCTTCAATATAGGAGCCATATCTTATTGGAACTTTGTATTTCCCCAGGAGTCTATCAATGCTTTGGATTCTTAAATGTATATTGTATTGCACTGCAGtgctttaaagtactatattgcATTGCATtgctttatagtattttattgcatcatttttAGAGGAATATATtgtattgctttataatattgctttGCTTTAAAGTAATATATTGTGTAGTTTTATAGTATTATATTGCCTTGcctttcaatattatattagattgATTGTTTTACagtaatatattgaatatattgtattgcagtattttatcatatttacaATATTTAATTGTATAGCATTGTTttgctttataatgtaatattttgcattgaattcttccaaattccCCTTCAAATTAACTTTAATCCCAATGAAttctaaagaaacaaaaagaatagggtgaaacaattttctagccctAGATAATTTAAAAGTTTGACCAAAAGGTCTGTCATTGAGATGAGAGGAGAGTGCACCCCAACTTAGGTAGTATAGGATGCACCCTATAAACCAGCAGCAGGCCTTGGGAGAGACTGAATCAGCAATGGCAATGGTGGCTTCCATAACCCTCAGCAAACAAATAGTAAGGGAAATTGGACAACtagtcagaaggagattatagCAACTTCCTTTGCTAACATTAAGTATGGGACTCTGTGCATTGCTCATATTCGGATTCTAATCAAAGTGTAAGTAGTCCCAATATATAAGGAGGACTAACACACCGCAGTTTGCTGCCACAGGGGAGCAGAGATCCTAGTTACAGGGCCAGAGCAGAAAAAATGCTTCTGGTCTCTCGCAGACTAGAGCATAGACCAGGAAATTAATAAACACacttctccttagatcatatcaatttgaaggaaatgagaacttaCAGATCAGAATTAATTCTGAGAAGAGCTGCACAAAAACCTGAGCTTGGGTGATTGCATCTTTCATCCCAGGACAAGAGACCAGCTTCAACACAAAGTTAAAAATCGagaaataggatggaaaataagcaaacaacattAACATGAACAAAATAATCTGATCATAGATAATTATTATGATTGTAAGaaagaccaaaatgaaaatttagaagaatagaaatcaaaacaattacatacaaagcctcaaaaaaaatgtgaaatagtcTTAAGgcttaaaaaaatttctagaagaactcaaaaaatattttaaaaaatcaaataatagaatagaaataataaataatcaaataatagaatagaaaaaaattgggaaaataaatgacagttatgtaagaaaatcatgaaaaaaaagtgaatagcttggtaaaagaggtacaaaaattactgaagaaactAGCACCTTAAAACAACAGAATGGGTCAAAGgttaaaataagcaaaacaatccattgaagaaaaaaaactctaaaaagcagaactggccaaatggaaaaggaaatataaaagcttagtgaagaaaataagtccttaaaatttgaattgagtaaatggaagctaatgatgccatgacatatcaagaagaaaaaaacagaagaaaatgtaaaatatcttattggaaaacaATTGACATGGAAATTAGATTAAAGATAGATAATTTAAACATGAATggagggatggagccaagatggaggagaaggcacaagcaactttctaagctcctctcatacctcaCAACCAATCTTTGacttcagcctcaaaaatagtgcttgactagtgaaattcacaaagattaaaggtacaacGATTtatcagccaaagataatctggtgGACAACCAGAGCAAGTTTGCCCTGAGGGGCAGGAACAGACCAGTGCAgtcagggagataggaaagattGGCAAACTGAGCGGACCAGGGACAGGGGTAGCCCCTGTGACTAGAAGAGTAGTGGAAATAACTCTGCCATAgtctgactgctttgctttgattgtaaagcagtggaccagAAGAAAGATTAGAGCCaagaggtacagggtactctaaaaaatgccagaatctaacaggatctggctgtacccaccccaaactggaagtgactcagaatagaccagcacaactgtgcagctgcacTCTACAGCACAGTCAGGGCAGATGCAAATCTACATGGCAGGAGGGTgtagcctggggcagcctctaatctgcacagtgtggggctcagcctagGGCAATAAAACTTCCCCAGCACGACTGTGCTTCCTTGGGCAGAGCCACTTCCAGTGCCTTGTTGGATTATTCTCTGGGCAaatgctaatacccacagccccacagcaggCTTTGGAATAGTATAGTGACACTCACTGCCcagcctcttgcctcagggcagtcattaaTCCAAACAGCAGGGTTCTTTGCAGGGCATTCCCCTGCAGCTCAGCTGTGCAGGCCTGAGTCATTTctgttggggaactatttcccagagcactcccgtaCCTGGACACTCTTAATACCTGTATGTCAGGCTGTCCATACCCCTATCCCTGTCCTGTAGAGGAAGGTGGTAACCTCCCTGCCCGGAAGGCAGACTCtacaagcttttaaaaatgagtaaaaaaaatcaaaaggatcaTCAAttgcttctatacagaaagagagcaggttttca from Sminthopsis crassicaudata isolate SCR6 chromosome 3, ASM4859323v1, whole genome shotgun sequence includes these protein-coding regions:
- the LOC141563641 gene encoding ubiquilin-like protein, with translation MPHITSDSQVPVPMQMAQSGQSSRQSSGKDVSPSIIRVLVKTPNAQEEFVVSDDTTVSQFKEAISAQFKCNVDQLVLVFVGRILKDQDTLYQRGILDGYTVHLVIKSKNGPPSQPSGPHGPPALENCPREGIGKVVGSGGRQPSCTNRNTLSLIPPLGPEKPKAPSQVPQPHNTHTPERMAQMLESPVIQQLLSNTELMRQLIMDHPEVQQLMKQNPEVGHILDNSEILRHTLDLARNPAMMQEMIQRPDMPRTPEGFWGNETNPGGDNALGRNYTEIPDSLFGGMQDPLRDNLFSGLMRGPTSVGGISKQKTSEKQDSTSGPRVLHHSSHGSLSRGPVPVPFPFPPPASAAPMTNAPSATSKNPSRARSSGIQGIPALTSAESPEQSKTEKTFQNLVDDPQQQEEMNNGSRFTGNMLQLLVQNPHLAAQMMLFMGSPQLYEQMRQQLPTILQQMQLSDLLLALANPKASQALLQIEQGLQMLSTEAPALLPWLTPYLWGLGRNAFPETAAAGTQSKDPSNMPTRGKSDARYQPIAILQRLQALAGGYSQQMQPPEVRFRPQMERLRAMGFRNQNANLQALIATEGDTSAAVRRLKRSQAS